In Chryseobacterium lactis, a single genomic region encodes these proteins:
- a CDS encoding helix-turn-helix domain-containing protein gives MDKYSFLEITAFAGIFLVLLLALFLLTVKTKYKLRNCLLAFFLFTNAVDALKFLQREFPVNYINLEAFRWSIVYLVPASFYLYVLSVCYYNFRLKRKHLLHAIPFVAYNLYLMWGIYFVDRASKIDFINGMNDMPLMQFFQFLFEFLFQVYFIASFLVIRKSKTVYLENYTNPNISILNALYTITILYYVLHFIVLIRWLVTFIFGLGEIRAWIVMLDGFAFLFCTCWYLFVALNNPEFFRGVNSDLKPITEVVPKQKSTSLIVEEKNEQIEFLKNFMVEREPYLDSSLTIQDLSEQVKMSVKDLSTLINLYMDKHFFDFVNEYRIEKAMQILKDPSQKELTVLEILYYVGFNSKSSFNTSFKKYTGKTPTDYRKQAL, from the coding sequence ATGGACAAATACAGCTTTTTGGAAATAACAGCATTTGCAGGAATATTTTTAGTGCTTCTTCTTGCCCTGTTTTTACTTACTGTTAAAACAAAGTACAAACTAAGAAATTGCCTTCTTGCTTTTTTTCTCTTTACAAATGCTGTAGATGCCTTAAAATTTTTGCAGCGCGAATTTCCGGTTAATTATATCAACCTCGAAGCGTTTCGCTGGAGTATTGTTTATTTGGTTCCGGCATCGTTTTATCTCTATGTATTGTCCGTTTGTTACTACAACTTTCGATTAAAACGAAAACATTTACTGCATGCGATTCCGTTTGTTGCTTACAATTTGTATTTGATGTGGGGAATTTATTTTGTAGACAGAGCCTCGAAAATAGATTTTATCAATGGCATGAATGATATGCCTCTCATGCAATTTTTTCAATTTCTTTTCGAATTTTTGTTTCAAGTCTATTTTATTGCTTCATTTCTGGTGATCAGAAAATCTAAAACGGTGTATCTCGAAAATTATACAAACCCCAATATTTCCATCCTTAACGCGCTATATACCATAACAATTCTATATTATGTCTTACATTTTATAGTTTTGATAAGATGGCTGGTCACTTTTATTTTTGGGCTGGGTGAGATCCGGGCTTGGATTGTAATGCTTGATGGGTTTGCATTTTTATTTTGTACGTGTTGGTATCTATTTGTTGCATTAAATAATCCTGAGTTTTTCCGAGGAGTGAATTCTGATCTGAAACCTATTACAGAAGTTGTTCCCAAACAAAAAAGCACCTCATTAATAGTTGAGGAAAAAAATGAACAAATCGAATTTTTAAAAAACTTTATGGTTGAAAGAGAACCTTATCTGGATTCCTCATTAACCATTCAGGATTTATCAGAACAAGTAAAAATGTCCGTTAAAGATTTATCTACTTTGATTAATTTGTATATGGATAAACATTTTTTCGATTTCGTTAATGAATATCGAATTGAAAAAGCAATGCAAATCCTAAAAGATCCGTCTCAAAAAGAACTGACTGTTTTAGAAATCTTATATTATGTTGGTTTTAATTCAAAATCTTCGTTTAATACTTCTTTCAAAAAATATACAGGAAAAACACCAACAGATTACAGAAAACAAGCTTTGTAA
- a CDS encoding serine hydrolase domain-containing protein, translated as MKNIIVPFLFLFSISVFSQKSEKNIQLATQQKTDTTGDKMKKRLISSIDSLMAKSYERGLFNGNVLIAKNNKVIYQKSFGFTDEKRQTHLNDKSIFNIGSIAKEFNAVAIMILVERGLLHLDDKVSKFNLGLPKWAEKVTIRHLINYASGMPRIESGLTIINDEGAWKILKSNDTLLFEPGTGYRYDNGNVFLQRRIIEKVTGISFEEFVIKNIVKPLKMTNSVFEPKLGYKNRTSCYDMDNVRCPELKFISGWLWVDINDLYKWIDALNSNRLISKESLQTLLNNPYAKDEGGSLGRYFEKEDLQRHNGVSYKFESIYLNDFKNNITIILVSNNLNRVWDLGHIIHNLMLGKEYEIPKKSIYQEIRKESLGDIIKAIETYYVLKEKSKNEYSFENPGELNKLGYELLRSGNVDAALKIFSLNVSEFPGSANVYDSRGEAYFNKKEYQLSKNDYQKSLELDPTNKNAKEMILKIDPLLSTKK; from the coding sequence ATGAAAAATATAATTGTACCCTTTCTTTTTCTTTTTTCAATATCTGTATTTTCACAGAAAAGCGAGAAAAATATTCAACTCGCTACGCAACAAAAAACAGATACCACAGGTGATAAAATGAAAAAAAGACTCATCAGCTCAATTGATTCCTTAATGGCAAAATCCTATGAAAGAGGCTTATTCAATGGAAATGTCCTTATTGCTAAAAATAATAAAGTCATCTATCAGAAATCATTTGGTTTTACTGATGAAAAAAGACAAACCCATCTAAATGATAAGTCGATATTTAATATTGGATCCATTGCAAAGGAATTTAATGCTGTTGCCATCATGATTTTAGTTGAACGTGGTCTTCTTCATCTTGATGACAAGGTTTCCAAATTTAATTTAGGGTTACCAAAATGGGCTGAAAAGGTCACTATAAGACATCTTATTAATTATGCCAGTGGCATGCCCCGAATAGAGTCAGGGTTAACGATCATCAATGATGAAGGTGCATGGAAGATTTTGAAAAGCAATGATACCTTATTGTTTGAACCGGGAACCGGCTACAGGTATGATAATGGCAATGTCTTTTTGCAAAGAAGAATCATTGAGAAGGTTACCGGAATATCATTCGAGGAATTTGTTATTAAAAATATTGTGAAACCATTGAAAATGACCAATTCGGTATTTGAACCTAAATTGGGTTATAAAAACCGAACATCCTGTTATGATATGGATAATGTCCGATGCCCGGAACTAAAATTTATCAGCGGATGGCTTTGGGTAGACATCAATGATCTTTATAAATGGATTGATGCATTGAATTCTAATCGATTAATTTCCAAAGAATCTCTTCAAACTTTGCTGAATAACCCATATGCAAAAGATGAAGGTGGGTCACTTGGCAGATACTTTGAAAAAGAAGACCTACAACGACACAATGGAGTTTCTTATAAATTTGAATCCATCTATTTAAATGATTTTAAAAATAATATTACAATAATTCTGGTGTCTAATAATCTAAACAGAGTGTGGGATCTGGGACATATTATTCACAACTTAATGTTGGGAAAAGAGTATGAAATTCCTAAAAAATCTATTTATCAGGAGATCAGAAAGGAATCTCTCGGTGACATTATTAAAGCTATAGAAACATACTATGTACTCAAAGAAAAATCTAAAAATGAATATAGCTTTGAGAACCCAGGTGAGCTTAATAAGCTAGGATATGAACTATTAAGAAGTGGAAATGTAGATGCAGCCCTTAAAATTTTCAGTCTTAATGTCTCTGAGTTTCCCGGATCAGCTAACGTTTATGACAGTCGTGGCGAAGCCTACTTCAATAAAAAAGAATATCAATTATCAAAAAACGATTATCAGAAATCATTAGAGCTGGACCCAACCAATAAGAATGCGAAGGAAATGATTTTGAAAATCGACCCGCTTTTGTCCACTAAAAAATAA
- a CDS encoding helix-turn-helix domain-containing protein, whose amino-acid sequence MTDINEKICSYITKKWLIPWLQEGKSQNSFAKNHGVEESTIRKIKSEETYRIPVETLFKLCEARKISLSDFFKLINE is encoded by the coding sequence ATGACAGATATAAACGAGAAAATTTGTTCATACATTACAAAAAAATGGTTGATACCTTGGCTTCAAGAAGGCAAGTCACAAAATTCTTTTGCCAAAAATCATGGTGTAGAAGAAAGTACCATTAGAAAAATTAAAAGTGAAGAAACATACAGAATACCAGTCGAAACACTTTTTAAACTATGTGAAGCAAGAAAAATTAGTTTATCTGATTTCTTTAAACTTATAAATGAATAA
- a CDS encoding nucleoside 2-deoxyribosyltransferase yields the protein MNNICLLGDIMVDVTLKNSKDDLKMRLGGIIHSARALWAVSNKYEIAYISPEYLDERIKTFTETLGNPVTFKIATTTNSPNIILISEPKEIGDQGYELLLRDEIIFDYNNDPVITENRILITLGQFDIQEVLSKVKNKKQKISLELGENSIEVLKVTQTRFENIYVSTSSKIFKKFITNNDNFSFEEFASFFEPHCNQLILKENRGGTRLYSFNEKKVYQVSSQTKPVVHSVGVGDVFNAIFESEIYNNIFDNLTIASFIAMEYASTTFPNNFKEAVNRYMEIPIENLRNLTGITLNWEKRSNINIYLAAPDFDFVDTNHIDLLFQALQYHNFRPRRPIKENGQMNEDDSEDQKKQIYQNDMKILNECQLMIATLLYNDPGTLVEIGIASEKRMPIIIFDPYDIAKNCMLTNSVTFISNNMDEVVSEVFQLSSKL from the coding sequence ATGAATAATATTTGTCTCTTAGGAGATATCATGGTAGATGTTACATTAAAAAACAGCAAGGATGACCTTAAAATGCGGTTAGGTGGTATTATTCACTCAGCTCGAGCTCTATGGGCAGTATCTAATAAATATGAAATAGCTTACATATCGCCTGAATATTTAGATGAAAGAATAAAAACATTTACTGAAACCCTTGGAAACCCAGTTACATTTAAAATAGCAACAACCACAAACTCTCCAAATATAATTTTAATAAGTGAACCAAAAGAGATTGGTGACCAAGGTTATGAATTACTTCTACGTGATGAAATAATTTTTGACTATAATAATGATCCAGTTATAACTGAAAATCGGATATTAATAACTTTAGGTCAATTCGACATACAGGAAGTACTATCTAAAGTAAAAAATAAAAAACAAAAAATTAGTCTAGAATTAGGCGAAAATAGTATTGAAGTTCTAAAGGTAACTCAAACAAGATTTGAGAATATTTATGTATCCACATCATCAAAAATTTTTAAAAAGTTTATAACTAATAATGATAATTTTTCTTTTGAGGAATTTGCAAGTTTCTTTGAACCACATTGTAATCAACTTATATTAAAAGAAAACAGAGGAGGAACTAGATTATATTCGTTCAATGAAAAAAAGGTATATCAAGTTTCATCGCAAACAAAACCTGTCGTACATTCGGTAGGAGTTGGTGATGTATTTAATGCTATTTTTGAATCTGAAATTTATAATAATATATTTGATAATTTAACCATCGCTTCTTTTATAGCCATGGAATATGCTTCAACTACTTTTCCAAATAATTTCAAAGAAGCCGTAAATCGTTATATGGAGATACCGATTGAAAATCTAAGAAATCTCACAGGAATAACTTTAAATTGGGAAAAGAGAAGTAATATAAATATTTACTTAGCAGCCCCTGATTTTGATTTTGTAGATACCAATCACATAGATTTATTATTTCAGGCTTTACAATATCATAATTTTCGTCCTAGAAGGCCAATTAAAGAAAATGGCCAAATGAATGAAGACGATAGTGAAGATCAGAAAAAACAAATTTATCAAAATGACATGAAAATATTAAATGAATGTCAGCTTATGATTGCGACTCTTTTATATAATGATCCTGGAACACTAGTCGAGATAGGAATCGCATCTGAAAAAAGAATGCCTATTATCATCTTTGACCCCTATGATATTGCTAAAAACTGTATGTTAACAAATTCTGTTACTTTTATTTCAAATAATATGGATGAAGTAGTCAGTGAAGTATTTCAATTAAGCTCTAAATTATGA
- a CDS encoding 7-cyano-7-deazaguanine synthase: MMNLNEGVILVSGGLDSTTLCYLFIKNNINFTPLIINYGQHCFDKELQSLKVVLPEKHLNDLEIIDISDIYKFSNSKFINPANLWEDNITADDLYIPYRNVLLLTAAASFARTLNYNSVYSAFINSNHAKEIDCSNEFFNNLESLLSEYGSVKIEMPFRNLSKFEVAKLGIELNAPIGKTFSCQASPIIPCGACPNCVDRLDALKRIKDEL, from the coding sequence ATGATGAATCTAAATGAAGGTGTAATCCTTGTATCTGGAGGTTTAGACTCTACAACTCTATGTTATTTATTTATAAAAAATAATATAAACTTCACTCCATTGATAATAAATTACGGTCAACATTGTTTTGATAAAGAATTACAGAGCCTAAAAGTAGTTCTTCCCGAAAAACATTTGAATGACCTTGAAATAATAGATATTTCAGATATATATAAGTTCTCTAATTCAAAATTTATCAATCCTGCAAATTTATGGGAAGATAATATTACTGCGGATGATTTATATATTCCCTATAGAAATGTATTGCTATTAACCGCTGCAGCATCTTTTGCAAGAACTTTAAATTATAATTCTGTTTATTCAGCTTTTATTAATAGTAACCATGCAAAAGAAATAGATTGTTCAAATGAATTCTTTAATAACCTTGAATCTTTGCTTAGTGAATATGGATCTGTTAAAATTGAAATGCCTTTTAGAAATTTGTCTAAATTTGAAGTCGCAAAACTTGGTATAGAATTAAATGCTCCTATAGGAAAAACTTTTTCATGCCAAGCATCACCCATAATACCTTGTGGAGCATGCCCTAATTGTGTTGATAGGCTAGATGCATTGAAAAGAATTAAAGATGAATTATAA
- a CDS encoding NACHT domain-containing protein, producing the protein MNELIETFFNRYFEPQISKILSGFINFGAIGTAITIITKYLYSLFLKRKNNLNLKPYYTNSVLKSAKKKYIRSKCQNIDPSNEIEYNSNFAFVVREDLLNFFLKNVFRIKDIEQKFYLILGDAGMGKTTFLLNLFRLYNKNIRNIAFSDTKIKLLPLGENFDELKKIISEISDPEKTILLLDALDESNLFFHEQTNNYALFFDKLINLVSHFKQVIITCRTNFFINEKDEPFELKIKKYNTEGNGFHIIKKVYLSPFNQTDVNKYLHNTFPFWEIEKKEKAKKIILSTKDIFFRPMLLSYIEDLVKLNRSDFLKFEVYETLIEAWIDRESKKYFDSERYIFKNNLYFFTYELAISIYNNYKENGYFISFEESQAIAVRNNINLNELEIRSRTLLNRNSNGDYKFSHKTILECILSYFSFLSRKHIVGLDEFEIFYDLENFDFAKNLVEELHLNYKRTFKLPNIYESDMIANEHISKVIKEKYKNKNPTIVWQNGSKYRVHLQDIG; encoded by the coding sequence ATGAATGAACTAATTGAAACTTTTTTCAATCGCTATTTTGAGCCTCAAATATCCAAAATCTTATCTGGATTTATAAACTTCGGAGCTATTGGTACAGCAATAACCATCATCACTAAATACTTATATAGTTTATTTTTAAAAAGAAAAAACAATCTTAATCTTAAACCATATTATACAAATTCAGTTCTAAAATCTGCTAAAAAAAAGTATATCCGTTCAAAATGTCAAAATATAGATCCTTCAAACGAAATTGAATACAATAGTAATTTTGCATTTGTAGTTCGTGAGGATTTGCTTAATTTTTTTTTAAAGAATGTTTTTAGAATAAAAGACATTGAACAGAAATTTTATTTAATTTTAGGAGATGCTGGCATGGGAAAAACTACATTTCTTCTAAACTTATTTAGACTCTATAACAAAAACATTCGAAATATTGCTTTTTCAGACACAAAAATAAAGCTATTACCTTTAGGAGAAAATTTTGATGAATTAAAAAAAATAATTTCTGAAATTTCAGATCCTGAAAAAACTATATTACTATTAGATGCTCTCGATGAATCTAATCTTTTTTTCCATGAACAGACAAATAATTATGCCTTATTCTTTGACAAATTAATAAATTTAGTATCTCATTTTAAACAAGTAATAATAACTTGTCGAACTAATTTTTTTATAAATGAAAAGGATGAACCATTCGAACTAAAAATAAAAAAATATAATACAGAAGGGAATGGTTTTCACATTATCAAAAAGGTCTACCTTTCTCCATTTAATCAAACTGATGTTAACAAATATCTACATAATACATTCCCATTTTGGGAAATTGAAAAAAAGGAAAAGGCAAAAAAAATTATTCTGAGTACAAAAGATATTTTCTTCCGCCCTATGTTACTATCCTATATTGAGGATTTGGTAAAATTAAATAGGAGTGATTTCTTAAAATTTGAAGTATATGAAACATTAATTGAAGCTTGGATTGACAGAGAATCCAAAAAATATTTTGATTCAGAACGATATATCTTTAAAAACAATTTATATTTCTTCACATATGAACTAGCAATATCTATTTATAATAACTATAAAGAAAATGGATATTTTATAAGTTTTGAAGAATCACAAGCAATTGCCGTGAGAAATAATATCAATTTAAACGAATTAGAGATTCGTAGCAGAACACTTTTAAACAGAAACTCAAATGGAGATTATAAGTTTTCTCATAAAACAATTTTGGAATGCATTTTATCGTATTTTTCTTTTCTATCAAGAAAGCACATAGTTGGTTTAGATGAATTTGAAATTTTTTATGATTTAGAAAATTTTGATTTTGCAAAAAATTTAGTTGAAGAATTACATCTTAATTATAAGCGTACTTTCAAGCTCCCTAATATTTACGAAAGTGATATGATTGCAAATGAACATATTTCTAAAGTAATAAAAGAAAAGTATAAAAATAAGAATCCTACAATAGTATGGCAAAATGGTTCAAAATATAGAGTCCATTTACAAGATATTGGATAA
- a CDS encoding patatin-like phospholipase family protein encodes MKALVISGGGSKGAFAGGVAEHLIEHNKNDYELFVGTSTGSLLIPFLALGDIQRIKKLYTTIEQSDIFTVCPFKITKKNGEVKVGINHLAIIRQFIKRQKTLGDSTNLRNLIRNSFTKRDFEKIKELKKEIVVTVANLTTQQIEYKSSNEHSYEDFCDWIWASSNMVPLMSLCRKNGNEYADGGFGNLIPLQYALEKGASSIDAIVLRLEKTSYNNPPLQNVLDVFARTTDFMLNQIASDDLIISQLEAATTNVHINFFFINRILTTHSFIFDKEEMTKWWQEGLELFQTTECKSLLLKAKPADL; translated from the coding sequence ATGAAAGCATTGGTCATTTCAGGAGGAGGGAGCAAAGGTGCTTTTGCAGGCGGGGTAGCTGAACATCTTATAGAACATAATAAAAACGACTATGAACTCTTTGTAGGGACTTCAACCGGAAGTCTTCTGATTCCTTTTCTGGCTCTTGGAGATATCCAAAGAATTAAAAAGCTATATACCACCATCGAGCAGTCCGATATTTTTACGGTTTGTCCGTTTAAAATAACGAAGAAGAACGGTGAAGTAAAAGTAGGGATCAATCATCTGGCGATTATCAGGCAGTTTATAAAAAGACAAAAGACATTAGGAGACAGTACCAACCTCAGAAATCTTATCCGCAATAGCTTTACAAAGCGGGATTTTGAAAAAATAAAAGAGCTGAAAAAAGAAATTGTAGTCACAGTAGCCAACCTTACAACGCAGCAAATAGAGTATAAGTCTTCTAATGAACACAGTTATGAGGATTTTTGCGACTGGATCTGGGCTTCATCCAATATGGTTCCTCTAATGAGCTTATGCCGGAAGAACGGAAATGAATATGCTGACGGAGGCTTTGGAAACCTTATCCCTTTACAGTACGCCCTGGAAAAAGGAGCATCATCCATAGATGCCATTGTATTGCGGCTGGAAAAAACGTCATACAATAATCCACCTCTCCAGAATGTATTGGATGTTTTTGCCCGTACCACAGATTTTATGCTGAATCAGATTGCCAGTGACGATCTTATTATTTCACAGTTGGAAGCGGCAACCACCAATGTACACATCAATTTCTTTTTTATCAACAGGATACTTACCACCCATTCATTTATATTTGATAAAGAGGAGATGACGAAATGGTGGCAGGAAGGACTGGAGCTTTTCCAAACCACCGAATGCAAAAGTTTATTGTTAAAAGCGAAGCCTGCAGACCTATGA
- a CDS encoding serine hydrolase domain-containing protein, translating into MKKFLLLVVVIFITSCSNDDSNSSADRKVQAQQKLDKALSNFPGLSLSVKTASGNYTLVAGDAVINEKPMAASALHYMQSISKTFTAVAVLKLKEEGKINLDARVNTYLPDICNHLPNGNIITVRQLLTMASGLPDYLDNEQFLNDAVTGPLPMTSEQVLSYIYNQPAKFAPGTSFGYCNINYHLLALIIDRVTPNGHRKYITDKIINTIGLSNTYYIAGSASTTAPQGTTASYLEIDGAFTDMSHLQLGTVLTFIGDDGIVASVQDIAGFYYKLLHDKTVLSPASLEEMKVAVSDQGTPVYGLGLYFYKTNSGLQAIGHEGSGIGAGAYAFYFPSKNTSVVLCTNAGTLTDAIKEKQLRTLYDEITGILLE; encoded by the coding sequence ATGAAAAAGTTCTTATTACTAGTTGTTGTTATTTTTATCACCTCATGCAGCAATGACGATTCAAACTCCTCAGCCGATAGAAAAGTACAGGCACAGCAAAAACTTGATAAAGCTTTGTCCAACTTCCCGGGCTTAAGCCTTAGTGTAAAGACAGCTTCAGGGAATTATACCCTGGTTGCAGGAGACGCGGTAATTAATGAAAAGCCGATGGCTGCTTCTGCCCTTCATTATATGCAGAGTATTTCAAAAACCTTTACCGCAGTGGCTGTCCTAAAACTGAAAGAAGAGGGCAAAATTAATCTCGATGCCAGGGTAAACACCTATCTTCCTGATATTTGTAATCATCTGCCAAACGGAAATATCATTACGGTAAGGCAACTGCTTACGATGGCATCAGGCCTTCCTGATTATTTAGATAACGAACAGTTTTTAAACGATGCTGTTACAGGGCCACTGCCTATGACGAGCGAACAGGTATTGAGCTATATATACAATCAACCCGCAAAATTTGCACCCGGTACTTCATTTGGCTATTGCAATATAAATTATCACTTGCTGGCTCTTATTATAGATAGGGTTACTCCAAACGGGCATCGAAAGTATATTACGGACAAAATAATTAACACCATTGGACTTTCCAACACCTATTATATAGCGGGCTCGGCAAGCACTACGGCTCCTCAGGGGACGACGGCCAGCTATCTGGAAATAGATGGCGCTTTTACTGATATGAGCCACTTGCAGTTGGGTACAGTCCTTACGTTCATTGGTGATGATGGTATTGTGGCTTCTGTTCAGGATATCGCGGGATTTTACTACAAGCTGCTCCATGACAAAACGGTATTGTCACCCGCATCACTGGAAGAAATGAAGGTTGCGGTGAGTGATCAGGGTACTCCGGTATATGGTTTAGGGCTGTATTTTTATAAAACCAATAGTGGCCTGCAAGCCATCGGCCACGAGGGTAGTGGGATCGGAGCCGGTGCCTATGCTTTTTATTTTCCTTCCAAAAATACCAGCGTCGTCCTGTGTACAAACGCGGGAACGCTTACCGATGCTATAAAAGAGAAACAGTTACGGACATTGTATGATGAAATTACAGGGATATTGCTTGAGTAA
- a CDS encoding glycoside hydrolase family 16 protein produces MRITLNLPIASCIAGLAFFTGCSKQLAPESTGKKPGISQKIKATGFEVDDNPAWVEDFNQKDGFDTTIWSKIPAGKSDWDKHMSDNNACYAMRDGKLVLRGIVNPNTSIDSRPYLTGGVQSKDKKDFGLGRIEIRAKFSSARGAWPALWMLSSTGNYPEGGEIDIMEHLNYDKLVYQTIHTKYTLANGNPNVPQRFAQVPIAEGFNTYAIEKHQDSIVFFVNNKRSFAYPRTTTNQFPFADVNHYLLLDMQLGGSWVGHVDPTTLPVEMEIDWVKFYPLRKVSGL; encoded by the coding sequence ATGAGAATTACGTTGAATTTGCCTATCGCCAGCTGTATAGCAGGTCTTGCCTTTTTCACTGGTTGTTCAAAACAGTTAGCTCCGGAAAGTACTGGTAAAAAACCAGGGATCAGTCAAAAAATTAAAGCAACAGGGTTTGAAGTTGATGACAATCCCGCATGGGTAGAAGATTTTAATCAAAAAGATGGTTTTGATACCACAATATGGTCAAAAATACCTGCAGGAAAATCTGACTGGGATAAACACATGAGTGACAACAATGCATGTTATGCCATGAGAGACGGTAAACTCGTATTACGAGGAATTGTAAATCCCAATACTTCGATTGACTCCAGGCCCTATTTAACAGGAGGTGTGCAATCAAAAGATAAGAAAGACTTTGGTTTGGGGCGTATTGAAATCAGGGCAAAATTTAGTTCAGCCAGAGGGGCGTGGCCGGCGCTTTGGATGCTTTCATCAACAGGAAACTATCCGGAAGGGGGTGAAATAGATATTATGGAGCATTTAAATTATGATAAACTTGTCTATCAAACGATTCATACCAAATATACACTGGCTAATGGTAATCCGAATGTTCCTCAGCGTTTTGCGCAGGTTCCGATTGCCGAAGGTTTTAATACGTACGCCATTGAAAAGCATCAGGATAGTATCGTGTTTTTTGTTAATAATAAAAGAAGTTTTGCTTATCCCCGTACCACCACAAATCAGTTCCCTTTTGCGGACGTGAATCATTATTTATTGCTGGACATGCAGCTTGGAGGTAGCTGGGTAGGGCATGTTGATCCGACAACATTGCCTGTAGAAATGGAAATCGACTGGGTGAAGTTTTATCCGCTGCGCAAAGTCTCCGGACTTTGA
- a CDS encoding alpha/beta fold hydrolase — translation MTNEISSVFSSTHFPNPTLISVNGVELEVFEAGKQNAGKPIVLCHGFPEHAFSWRNQVSALVAAGYHVIIPNQRGYGNSSRPTEVTEYDIVHLTGDLVALLDHFGYEDATFVGHDWGANVVWNLALLHPERVNKIINLALPYQERGEQPWIELMEAIFGGDFYFVHFNRQPGVADAIMTENTSQFLRNIFRKNVPPTPPEPGMLMINLARAENPLGEPLMEDNELSVFVSAFESSGFTGSIDWYRNLDRNWHLMADVPPIIHQPTLMIYGEQDTIPQSENLKNIVPNLDIVSLDCGHWIQQEKPEETTQSILKWLEQQNA, via the coding sequence ATGACAAACGAAATTAGCTCAGTGTTTAGCTCAACCCATTTTCCCAATCCCACTCTTATTTCAGTCAATGGTGTAGAGCTGGAAGTCTTTGAAGCAGGTAAACAGAATGCTGGAAAACCTATTGTACTCTGCCACGGCTTTCCGGAACATGCTTTTTCCTGGCGTAATCAGGTGTCAGCATTGGTTGCAGCTGGGTATCATGTGATCATTCCAAACCAGAGAGGTTATGGCAACTCATCCCGACCGACCGAAGTAACTGAATATGATATTGTACACCTGACAGGTGATCTGGTCGCACTACTCGATCACTTTGGATATGAAGATGCCACTTTTGTTGGTCATGATTGGGGTGCAAATGTTGTTTGGAACCTGGCACTATTACATCCTGAGCGGGTAAATAAAATAATAAACCTGGCCTTGCCTTATCAAGAGCGTGGAGAACAACCATGGATTGAGTTGATGGAAGCTATATTTGGAGGAGACTTCTATTTTGTTCACTTCAATCGACAGCCGGGAGTAGCAGATGCTATAATGACTGAAAACACCTCTCAGTTCCTCCGTAACATATTCCGCAAAAATGTACCTCCAACACCACCAGAGCCCGGAATGCTAATGATCAATCTTGCAAGAGCAGAAAATCCACTGGGAGAACCTTTAATGGAAGACAACGAACTGTCTGTATTTGTTTCTGCTTTCGAATCATCAGGGTTTACAGGAAGTATAGACTGGTACAGAAACCTTGATAGAAACTGGCACTTAATGGCGGACGTACCCCCAATCATTCATCAGCCGACTCTTATGATATATGGTGAACAGGACACGATTCCCCAATCTGAAAACCTAAAAAATATTGTTCCTAATCTGGATATTGTGAGTCTGGATTGCGGCCATTGGATTCAACAAGAAAAGCCAGAAGAAACGACCCAGTCGATTTTGAAATGGTTAGAACAACAGAATGCTTAA
- a CDS encoding nuclear transport factor 2 family protein, giving the protein MKKIILIRFFLLAICFVSGSKYHSQSKTYEPVSKELYNTIIKKDSLLFSAANAGDISTLKTFFTKDLEFFHDVGGLAGYDETIDNFARVAKNYGYTRRILVPNSVEVYPIKDYGAIQTGLHQFCRLENKELINCGTFKFVHIWKQTPDGWKISRVVSYGH; this is encoded by the coding sequence ATGAAAAAAATAATACTGATTCGATTCTTCTTATTGGCAATATGCTTTGTATCAGGGTCTAAATACCATTCACAATCCAAAACTTATGAACCCGTTTCAAAGGAACTTTATAATACGATTATAAAGAAAGATAGTCTTCTTTTCAGTGCAGCCAATGCAGGAGATATTAGTACGCTTAAAACTTTTTTCACTAAAGATCTTGAATTCTTTCACGATGTCGGAGGTTTAGCAGGATACGATGAGACCATTGATAATTTTGCAAGAGTGGCCAAAAATTATGGATACACCAGAAGGATTCTTGTTCCTAATAGTGTTGAAGTATACCCAATAAAAGATTATGGAGCAATACAAACAGGTCTTCATCAATTTTGTCGTCTGGAAAATAAAGAATTAATTAATTGTGGAACTTTCAAATTTGTACATATTTGGAAACAAACTCCTGATGGCTGGAAAATTTCGAGAGTAGTCAGTTATGGACATTAG